A region from the Vicia villosa cultivar HV-30 ecotype Madison, WI linkage group LG3, Vvil1.0, whole genome shotgun sequence genome encodes:
- the LOC131656992 gene encoding oxoglutarate-dependent flavonoid 7-O-demethylase 1-like has product MFEVNLAMDPKSKSLESSLTVPSVQELSLQNPQKVPQRYIRDDSDHDFCTFPSSDPSLTIPLIDKAKLVNADTHQDELHKLHLACKHWGVFQMVNHGVSSVNNMGNEVKRFFELPIQEKKRWAQKAGSLEGYGQAFVTSQEQKLDWNDMIFLKSLPIQNRKLDLWPQSPPQFRETLEKYSEEMREEAISIVSFITLALGIDDTKISQSFHEGLYDIRMNCYPPCPEPERVLGIIPHADNSAITLLVDFGDFPGLQFLKDGNWVSVEPIEGAIVANIGHIIEVMTNGIYKAPEHRAVVNKEKERLSIVTFCYPSPAIDIGPVEKLTDEDNRQIYKNMTHAEYFNRFFNRKLDQSFIDSLKL; this is encoded by the exons ATGTTTGAAGTGAATTTAGCAATGGATCCGAAAAGTAAGAGCTTAGAATCATCACTTACAGTTCCAAGTGTTCAAGAATTATCACTTCAAAATCCACAAAAAGTGCCACAAAGGTACATAAGAGACGATTCTGATCATGATTTCTGCACTTTTCCTTCTTCTGATCCATCTCTTACAATACCCTTGATTGATAAAGCAAAGTTGGTCAACGCTGATACACACCAAGATGAGCTTCATAAGCTTCACCTTGCTTGTAAACACTGGGGTGTTTTTCAG ATGGTAAATCATGGAGTTTCATCTGTTAATAATATGGGGAATGAAGTTAAGAGATTTTTTGAACTTCCTATACAAGAGAAAAAAAGATGGGCACAGAAAGCAGGAAGTCTTGAAGGGTATGGTCAAGCATTTGTTACATCTCAAGAACAAAAGCTTGATTGGAATGATATGATCTTCCTTAAATCTTTACCTATTCAAAATAGAAAATTGGATTTGTGGCCTCAAAGTCCTCCTCAGTTCAG GGAAACATTAGAAAAATATTCAGAAGAAATGAGGGAGGAAGCAATATCAATAGTGAGTTTCATTACATTGGCTTTAGGGATTGATGATACAAAGATATCACAAAGTTTCCATGAAGGACTATATGATATAAGGATGAACTGCTATCCACCTTGTCCAGAGCCTGAAAGAGTTCTCGGGATCATTCCTCATGCCGACAACTCTGCGATCACTCTCTTGGTTGATTTTGGTGATTTTCCAGGACTGCAGTTTCTCAAAGATGGAAATTGGGTCAGTGTTGAACCAATAGAAGGAGCCATTGTTGCTAACATTGGCCATATAATTGAGGTTATGACAAATGGGATATACAAAGCACCGGAGCATCGAGCCGTCGTGAATAAGGAGAAGGAAAGATTGTCAATAGTGACATTCTGCTATCCAAGTCCTGCTATAGATATTGGACCTGTTGAAAAGTTAACCGATGAAGATAACCGACAAATATACAAGAACATGACACATGCAGAATACTTCAACAGGTTTTTCAATAGGAAGCTCGATCAATCCTTTATTGATAGTTTGAAATTATAA
- the LOC131656993 gene encoding protein PELPK1-like, producing the protein MAFISLSTIIFPFMILAILSAKSSVMIVEARKLLESETPQLPKLDLPPLPNFEFPKVPELPKPEIPKVPELPKPELPKVPELSKPKIPKDPEVPKPELPKVPELAKPEIPKVPELPKSELPKVPELPKPEVPKVPELPKPELPKVPELSKLEIPKVPELPKPELSKVPELPKPEVPKVPELPKPELPKVPELSKPEIPKVPELPKPELSKVPELPKPEIPKVPELPKPELPKVHELPKPEIPKVPELPKPELPKVPELPKPKIPEIPEVPELPKPELSKFPEIPKVVPTTTP; encoded by the coding sequence ATGGCTTTCATCAGTTTGTCAACAATCATATTTCCATTTATGATATTAGCTATTTTGTCAGCAAAAAGTAGTGTAATGATTGTCGAGGCACGCAAACTTCTAGAGTCAGAGACGCCTCAGCTCCCAAAACTTGATTTGCCACCTCTACCAAATTTTGAGTTTCCTAAGGTTCCTGAATTACCTAAGCCAGAAATCCCTAAAGTACCTGAGTTACCAAAGCCCGAGCTGCCTAAGGTTCCTGAATTATCTAAGCCaaaaattcctaaagatcctgaGGTACCAAAACCCGAGCTTCCTAAAGTTCCTGAATTAGCTAAGCCAGAAATTCCTAAAGTACCTGAGTTACCAAAGTCTGAGCTGCCTAAGGTTCCTGAATTACCTAAGCCAGAAGTTCCTAAAGTACCCGAGTTACCAAAGCCTGAGTTGCCTAAGGTTCCTGAATTATCTAAGCTAGAAATTCCTAAAGTACCTGAGCTACCAAAACCCGAGCTTTCTAAGGTTCCAGAATTACCTAAGCCAGAAGTTCCTAAAGTACCCGAGTTACCAAAGCCTGAGTTGCCTAAGGTTCCTGAATTATCTAAGCCAGAAATTCCTAAAGTACCTGAGCTACCAAAACCCGAGCTTTCTAAGGTTCCAGAATTACCTAAGCCAGAAATTCCTAAAGTACCTGAGTTACCAAAACCCGAGCTTCCTAAAGTTCATGAATTACCCAAGCCAGAAATTCCTAAAGTACCTGAGTTACCAAAACCCGAACTTCCTAAGGTTCCTGAATTACCTAAGCCAAAAATTCCTGAAATTCCTGAAGTACCTGAGTTACCAAAACCTGAGCTGTCTAAATTTCCTGAAATTCCTAAAGTTGTTCCAACTACTACTCCATAA
- the LOC131662651 gene encoding protein PELPK1-like, which translates to MAFISLSTIIFPFMVLAILSAKSSVMIVEARKLLESETPQLPNLDLPPLSNLEFPTVPELPKPEIPKIPELPKSELPKVPELPKSEIPKVPELPKPELSKVPELPKLEIPKVPELPKPELPKVPELPKLEIPKVPELPKPKLPKVPELPKPEILKEPELPNPELPKVPELTKPEIPKVPELPNPELPKVPELTKPEIPKIPELPKPELPKVPELAKPEIPKIPELPKPELPKVPELPKPKILKLPELPKPELPKFPEMPKAVPIATP; encoded by the coding sequence ATGGCTTTCATCAGTTTGTCAACAATCATATTTCCATTTATGGTTCTAGCTATTTTGTCAGCAAAAAGTAGTGTAATGATTGTCGAGGCACGCAAACTTCTAGAGTCAGAGACGCCTCAACTTCCAAATCTTGATTTGCCACCTCTATCAAATCTTGAGTTTCCTACGGTTCCTGAATTACCTAAGCCAGAAATTCCTAAAATACCTGAGTTACCAAAGTCCGAGCTGCCTAAGGTTCCTGAATTACCTAAGTCAGAAATTCCTAAAGTACCTGAGTTACCAAAGCCCGAGCTGTCTAAGGTTCCTGAATTACCTAAGCTAGAAATTCCTAAAGTACCTGAGTTACCAAAGCCCGAGCTGCCTAAGGTTCCTGAATTACCTAAGCTAGAAATTCCTAAAGTACCTGAGTTACCAAAGCCCAAGCTGCCTAAGGTTCCTGAATTACCTAAGCCAGAAATTCTTAAAGAACCTGAGTTACCAAATCCCGAGCTGCCTAAGGTTCCTGAATTAACTAAACCAGAAATTCCTAAAGTACCTGAGTTACCAAATCCCGAGCTGCCTAAGGTTCCTGAATTAACTAAACCAGAAATTCCTAAAATACCAGAGTTACCAAAGCCCGAGCTGCCTAAGGTTCCTGAATTAGCTAAACCAGAAATTCCTAAAATACCAGAGTTACCAAAGCCCGAGCTGCCTAAAGTACCTGAATTACCTAAGCCAAAAATTCTTAAATTACCTGAATTACCAAAACCCGAGCTACCTAAATTCCCTGAAATGCCTAAAGCTGTTCCAATCGCTACTCCATAA